Proteins from a single region of Octopus bimaculoides isolate UCB-OBI-ISO-001 chromosome 11, ASM119413v2, whole genome shotgun sequence:
- the LOC106875220 gene encoding uncharacterized protein LOC106875220: MVDQLNHKLLQKLTDTPEMTFLSIHITVDQDQANQYPVEFLNTLKLTGMPPHNLTLKLDALIILRRNLDPSHLCNETRLIVTSMKPHVLQSTIITDVPFEFKRLQFPVKLSFGISVNKSQGQSLKIDYDYQGDSPKEEDTSSSQEACPSVPKTFSQSACQQSQCKTDQDCNNNKHKRCCFNGCIYTCTQPIDEPALIDWRVAPRRIVKSAPYWLIRDPETPEQYQSCSTSKVLDDGDPLLCPDGYVCHIVTPENHEQNIPNRGWCVKEKDDRNHMKDYEQREQKTKHIDPTSCYEDSIVFLNGASVHYKGKWWKTDLYQKCP, from the exons ATGGTTGATCAACTCAATCATAaacttcttcaaaagttaacagatacaCCAGAAATGACTTTTCTATCAATTCACATAACAGTCGATCAAGATCAGGCTAAtcaataccctgttgaatttctgaacacacttAAACTCACTGGAATGCCACCGCATAACTTGACACTAAAGCTGGATGCTCTCATTATATTGCGTAGGAATCTTGACCCATCTCACCTGTGTAATGAAACCCgcttaattgttacttccatgaagcccCATGTCCTGCAGTCTACAATCATAACAG atgttccatttgaatttaagagaCTTCAGTTTCCAGTTaaactaagttttggtatttcagttaacaaatctcagggtcaatccCTCAAG ATCGATTACGATTACCAAGGAGATTCTCCTAAAGAAGAAGACACTTCAAGTTCACAAGAAGCTTGTCCGTCGGTACCAAAAACCTTCTCACAATCTGCCTGCCAACAGTCTCAATGCAAGACAGACCAggactgcaacaacaacaagcacaaaCGTTGCTGTTTTAATGGTTGCATCTACACATGTACGCAACCAATCGATGAGCCTGCTT TGATTGATTGGCGTGTAGCTCCGCGGAGGATTGTGAAGTCAG cacCATATTGGTTGATACGAGACCCGGAAACACCAGAACAAT ACCAATCCTGTAGCACATCAAAGGTACTAGATGATGGAGACCCTCTTCTGTGTCCAGACGGATACGTATGTCACATCGTTACACCAGAAAACCACGAACAGAACATTCcaaaccgaggctggtgtgttaaAGAAAAGGACGACAGAAACCATA TGAAAGATTATGAACaaagagaacaaaaaacaaaacatatagacCCAACCTCTTGTTATGAAGATTCCATAGTTTTCTTAAATGGAGCATCTGTACACTATAAAGGAAAATGGTG gaaAACAGATTTGTACCAAAAATGTCcataa